The genomic stretch GTATTCCACTTCTGTACGTTCATTACCCTTTTCATCGCTTACTGTAATGGTTAACTTAATCTGGCTTTCTTCGAGTTCAGGCTTCGATAGCGTAGCAGTATATTCGTCAATTATTATAGGATTAGGTACGGTATGAAGTAGGCTAGTTAATTCTTTCTCTGTAATACCATCTTCTCCGCCTTGTTGTTTTAAGTATGTACTCACATAAACAACAGACATATTTATAATGTCTGTTTCAGCAGCAGCTTCTTCTTGCTTTACCATTTGTTTAGAAGTAGTAAGCAGTTGCGCGAATAGAATGGTTCCTAAAACAACAAACAGCACAATAATCCAGAGAACTAAAACCAATGCTGCACCTTTTTCATTATTAATTTTGGACATTGGTTTCACCCACTGTTAAAAATTTTCTCGCTATCCCTTTTGTTTCTGGTCTTTCTTCATTTGTTGTGGTAAAAACAGCTTGAACAAGGTTTTCTACCTGCCCTGTTTCGTACCTACATACATCTACATAAACTGTATATTTTTTACCACCGATTGTTTTCTTGAAAGGTGGTAACTTGCTCTTTTCTGCGCTGCTGCAACTTGCCAGCTGACTTACCGAAACATTCAAATCAGAGATCTTTTCATATTCTGCTGCAACAACATGGGCCGCTTCATTTGTTTTTAATGTATTGCCATTTATCTTGTTGTGCATAGCAGCTTGAGTGAACATAGGAACAAAAGCAACAATCACTATGGCTAAAATCGTTAGGCTCACCAATATTTCAATTAAGGTAAAGCCTTTCTCATTAAGTTTATATGATTTCAATAGACTCACCTCTATTAATCTTTCAGGAGTGTTGTAACATGTCGAACGAAAAAGGATTCACGCTCATCGAACTGCTTGCCGGTTTGCTTTTATTCAGCATTGTATCCGTAGCTGCAGTGTCCCTAACTGTTCAAGCGATGCATAACAATACAAATGCAGAAGCGACGAACAGTTTAAGAAACGATGCTACTTATGTAACACAAGTTTTGCGTACTGCATATGAAAACGGTAATTTAGATGGTATGTGTCTTAATAAGGAAGAGGAAAATATACTTAGATCAAAAAGTGATGAAATAATCAAGTTACAGTTAAATGATAATAAACTTTCAGCTATC from Terribacillus sp. DMT04 encodes the following:
- a CDS encoding prepilin-type N-terminal cleavage/methylation domain-containing protein, encoding MKSYKLNEKGFTLIEILVSLTILAIVIVAFVPMFTQAAMHNKINGNTLKTNEAAHVVAAEYEKISDLNVSVSQLASCSSAEKSKLPPFKKTIGGKKYTVYVDVCRYETGQVENLVQAVFTTTNEERPETKGIARKFLTVGETNVQN